In Hevea brasiliensis isolate MT/VB/25A 57/8 chromosome 13, ASM3005281v1, whole genome shotgun sequence, a single genomic region encodes these proteins:
- the LOC110660751 gene encoding dof zinc finger protein DOF5.4 isoform X2, whose product MQDIHSIGGGGRLFSGGGGDRRLRPHHQQNHQALKCPRCDSLNTKFCYYNNYNLSQPRHFCKSCRRYWTKGGVLRNVPVGGGCRKTKRSKPKQTTSTADTTTTSTNTATTTASTTPIPPPPPQQQQQPERKLSNSHSSSESSSLTATNTTTANIGLEAVSAHSSSSASNNILNGVGESKVFAHANINPSFEPGLLEQGSDCGIFSEIGNFTSLITSTNEQLPFGFSSILNQQSLEHVQQNQNQQWQHQQQKIVGVSGEEMKMQEMAGGLIDQTVHLELSALQSSRSGNGEFGPLDCLGTGDQGLFDLPNAVDQAYWSQSQWTDQDPPSLYLPSWA is encoded by the coding sequence ATGCAAGATATCCACTCAATTGGCGGCGGAGGCCGGTTATTTAGCGGCGGAGGTGGAGACCGGAGGCTGAGGCCGCATCACCAGCAGAACCACCAAGCATTAAAGTGCCCCAGGTGCGACTCACTTAACACCAAGTTTTGCTACTACAACAACTACAACCTCTCGCAGCCACGCCACTTCTGCAAGAGCTGCCGCAGGTACTGGACTAAAGGCGGCGTCCTCCGCAACGTCCCCGTAGGCGGTGGCTGTCGCAAGACGAAGCGTTCCAAGCCCAAACAAACCACCTCGACGGCAGATACTACCACTACCTCAACTAATACAGCAACCACCACTGCTAGTACGACGCCAATACCACCGCCGCCGCCGCAGCAGCAACAACAACCAGAGCGGAAATTGTCAAATTCTCATTCTAGCAGCGAAAGCTCCAGTCTGACCGCCACGAATACCACAACGGCTAACATTGGTTTAGAAGCAGTTTCCGCGCATTCTTCGAGCTCAGCCTCGAATAATATACTGAATGGTGTTGGTGAATCTAAGGTATTTGCACATGCCAACATAAATCCGAGCTTTGAGCCTGGGTTGCTAGAGCAAGGATCGGACTGTGGGATCTTCTCAGAGATTGGAAACTTTACAAGCTTAATTACGTCAACAAATGAGCAGTTGCCCTTTGGATTTAGTAGCATACTGAATCAACAGAGTCTTGAACATGTGCAACAGAACCAGAATCAGCAGTGGCAACATCAGCAGCAGAAGATAGTGGGTGTGAGTGGGGAGGAGATGAAGATGCAGGAGATGGCGGGAGGGTTGATTGATCAGACGGTTCACCTAGAGTTATCAGCTCTGCAGAGTAGTAGATCAGGAAATGGGGAGTTTGGACCGTTGGATTGTCTGGGTACTGGAGATCAAGGTTTGTTTGATCTTCCTAACGCCGTTGATCAAGCTTACTGGAGCCAGAGTCAGTGGACTGATCAAGATCCCCCCAGTCTCTATCTCCC
- the LOC110660751 gene encoding dof zinc finger protein DOF5.4 isoform X1, with translation MQDIHSIGGGGRLFSGGGGDRRLRPHHQQNHQALKCPRCDSLNTKFCYYNNYNLSQPRHFCKSCRRYWTKGGVLRNVPVGGGCRKTKRSKPKQTTSTADTTTTSTNTATTTASTTPIPPPPPQQQQQPERKLSNSHSSSESSSLTATNTTTANIGLEAVSAHSSSSASNNILNGVGESKVFAHANINPSFEPGLLEQGSDCGIFSEIGNFTSLITSTNEQLPFGFSSILNQQSLEHVQQNQNQQWQHQQQKIVGVSGEEMKMQEMAGGLIDQTVHLELSALQSSRSGNGEFGPLDCLGTGDQGLFDLPNAVDQAYWSQSQWTDQDPPSLYLPKPKHSH, from the coding sequence ATGCAAGATATCCACTCAATTGGCGGCGGAGGCCGGTTATTTAGCGGCGGAGGTGGAGACCGGAGGCTGAGGCCGCATCACCAGCAGAACCACCAAGCATTAAAGTGCCCCAGGTGCGACTCACTTAACACCAAGTTTTGCTACTACAACAACTACAACCTCTCGCAGCCACGCCACTTCTGCAAGAGCTGCCGCAGGTACTGGACTAAAGGCGGCGTCCTCCGCAACGTCCCCGTAGGCGGTGGCTGTCGCAAGACGAAGCGTTCCAAGCCCAAACAAACCACCTCGACGGCAGATACTACCACTACCTCAACTAATACAGCAACCACCACTGCTAGTACGACGCCAATACCACCGCCGCCGCCGCAGCAGCAACAACAACCAGAGCGGAAATTGTCAAATTCTCATTCTAGCAGCGAAAGCTCCAGTCTGACCGCCACGAATACCACAACGGCTAACATTGGTTTAGAAGCAGTTTCCGCGCATTCTTCGAGCTCAGCCTCGAATAATATACTGAATGGTGTTGGTGAATCTAAGGTATTTGCACATGCCAACATAAATCCGAGCTTTGAGCCTGGGTTGCTAGAGCAAGGATCGGACTGTGGGATCTTCTCAGAGATTGGAAACTTTACAAGCTTAATTACGTCAACAAATGAGCAGTTGCCCTTTGGATTTAGTAGCATACTGAATCAACAGAGTCTTGAACATGTGCAACAGAACCAGAATCAGCAGTGGCAACATCAGCAGCAGAAGATAGTGGGTGTGAGTGGGGAGGAGATGAAGATGCAGGAGATGGCGGGAGGGTTGATTGATCAGACGGTTCACCTAGAGTTATCAGCTCTGCAGAGTAGTAGATCAGGAAATGGGGAGTTTGGACCGTTGGATTGTCTGGGTACTGGAGATCAAGGTTTGTTTGATCTTCCTAACGCCGTTGATCAAGCTTACTGGAGCCAGAGTCAGTGGACTGATCAAGATCCCCCCAGTCTCTATCTCCC
- the LOC110660751 gene encoding dof zinc finger protein DOF5.4 isoform X3, with protein sequence MQDIHSIGGGGRLFSGGGGDRRLRPHHQQNHQALKCPRCDSLNTKFCYYNNYNLSQPRHFCKSCRRYWTKGGVLRNVPVGGGCRKTKRSKPKQTTSTADTTTTSTNTATTTASTTPIPPPPPQQQQQPERKLSNSHSSSESSSLTATNTTTANIGLEAVSAHSSSSASNNILNGVGESKVFAHANINPSFEPGLLEQGSDCGIFSEIGNFTSLITSTNEQLPFGFSSILNQQSLEHVQQNQNQQWQHQQQKIVGVSGEEMKMQEMAGGLIDQTVHLELSALQSSRSGNGEFGPLDCLGTGDQGLFDLPNAVDQAYWSQSQWTDQDPPSLYLP encoded by the coding sequence ATGCAAGATATCCACTCAATTGGCGGCGGAGGCCGGTTATTTAGCGGCGGAGGTGGAGACCGGAGGCTGAGGCCGCATCACCAGCAGAACCACCAAGCATTAAAGTGCCCCAGGTGCGACTCACTTAACACCAAGTTTTGCTACTACAACAACTACAACCTCTCGCAGCCACGCCACTTCTGCAAGAGCTGCCGCAGGTACTGGACTAAAGGCGGCGTCCTCCGCAACGTCCCCGTAGGCGGTGGCTGTCGCAAGACGAAGCGTTCCAAGCCCAAACAAACCACCTCGACGGCAGATACTACCACTACCTCAACTAATACAGCAACCACCACTGCTAGTACGACGCCAATACCACCGCCGCCGCCGCAGCAGCAACAACAACCAGAGCGGAAATTGTCAAATTCTCATTCTAGCAGCGAAAGCTCCAGTCTGACCGCCACGAATACCACAACGGCTAACATTGGTTTAGAAGCAGTTTCCGCGCATTCTTCGAGCTCAGCCTCGAATAATATACTGAATGGTGTTGGTGAATCTAAGGTATTTGCACATGCCAACATAAATCCGAGCTTTGAGCCTGGGTTGCTAGAGCAAGGATCGGACTGTGGGATCTTCTCAGAGATTGGAAACTTTACAAGCTTAATTACGTCAACAAATGAGCAGTTGCCCTTTGGATTTAGTAGCATACTGAATCAACAGAGTCTTGAACATGTGCAACAGAACCAGAATCAGCAGTGGCAACATCAGCAGCAGAAGATAGTGGGTGTGAGTGGGGAGGAGATGAAGATGCAGGAGATGGCGGGAGGGTTGATTGATCAGACGGTTCACCTAGAGTTATCAGCTCTGCAGAGTAGTAGATCAGGAAATGGGGAGTTTGGACCGTTGGATTGTCTGGGTACTGGAGATCAAGGTTTGTTTGATCTTCCTAACGCCGTTGATCAAGCTTACTGGAGCCAGAGTCAGTGGACTGATCAAGATCCCCCCAGTCTCTATCTCCCGTAA